From Sphingobacterium bambusae:
CAATAATGGTACGCATATGCTCTCTGCTTTCTGAAAGAAGTGCGATGGAAGTCTCGAGATCGCTAGTGCTTGCAGCGCGCTCGTCCAAGGTTAGGGGAATTTCTATTTTTAAAGGTTCTTCGCCGCTTTCCGATTCGGAAATTAGCGGCTGCGTGGGCTGTTCGCAGGTCGTCGGCCGAGCGGTACATAGGATACAGGACATCCCACCGCTAGGATCGGCAATAGCTTCATACTGAAAGCTGTACCATGCAGGATCGTTGCTTGTTGCATCAAGTATAGATCGCAAAACGGAGTCCTGAGACAGGGCGCTATCTGCGTGCTGCCCGAGACGCTGCAAAAGAATAGGCAGATCGTCACAGGCCAGCTGGGGTACAGCGTCGAAAAGAGGCATTCCGATGATCGAAGCCTCTTTTCCCAAAAGTTTCAACATGCCTTGATTGGCAAATTGGACAATCAGGTTTTCTCCGAAAAATATAGCGGTAGGTGCTGTCGAAGCCTGCAGCACCTGTAAAAGAATATTATCGCTTAACAGCATGGGTTTGGTATGCATAAACATCCAAAGATATACAAATTACCATTTTTCTAGGCTACCGAGTTACGCGGAAATCTTAAGATAAAGGTACTGCCTATCCCCTCTTGGCTTTCCACGGTAATCTGTGCGCCATGCCGCGACATAATTTTCTTAACCGTAGCAAGGCCCACACCCGAACCCTCAAAGGAGTCCAAATCACCAATTCGACTGAACAGGCCAAAAATATGCTCTTGCTGCTTCGCATTAATGCCCACGCCATTATCGGTAATACGGTATACCACATGGCTTGCGTCTAACGTACCCTCTACTGAAACTATAGGGCGCGTTACTTTATGCGAATATTTAACGGCATTCTCGATTACATTTAAGAAAACCTGAAAGATCAAAATAGGATCGCCTTCTACGGGCGGGGTAGACAAAATATCCAGCTGCAAATGCTCATTAAGCTTGCTGACCAGCAAGTGTTCCCGAATATTCCATAATAAGGAAGACATCTCTACATGCTCTTTATTCACGAATTTCTGCCCCACCTTCGCGTACTCCAAGACGGTGTGTACCATTTTGGTGAGCTGCTCTGCGCTTCCTTTTATCTTTCCAGCCATGCCCTGCACGTCATTTTCGGTTGACTTTCGCTGAATAAGCTCAGCATAAGCCTTGATGGCCGTTAGTGGTGTTTTCAGATCATGCGATACGGTATGGGCGAAGGAATCCAATTCCGCATAGGCCTCCCTTAATTTTTCGTTCAGCTTTCGGAGCTCATTTACTTTCCTAGCAACAGCGTAATTGATCTCATCCCTGATTTGTATAAAAATCTGCTGCTCAGTAGTAGACCAAGGACGCGCATAACCTTTCACCTCTTGTAGCCACTGTTCAAAAGAATTTCGGGGAGATATAAAAGGCTGCGCCTTATCATCAAACTCGACGATTTTATCGGGTTTTCCAGCCCAGCGCACAACGGATGCTTTTTCCTCGCGGAAAAGGAAAAGGTAATCCTTGAGTTCAGCGCTCAGCTGGCAGGCCATAACACCAGCAAAAGAAGTGCCTGCCAAGTCGGCAAGCAAGCTATCGGAGGATACTTGATCCGTAGCAAAAATCTCTGCGGCATGCGTGGAGGCCAGTTTGCTGCTCAGCAAGGCTATTTGCTCCTCGTACGGTACATCGCCAAAGCCGTAAAGCTCGCCTTCAAAATAGAAAGCAAAACCGACGGCATCGAAGGTCTTTAACATATTGGCGCCGCAGGCCTGCACAATATCAGCGATGTTATCTGTGTTTTGGAGACTGCGCACGATTTCCATAACTGCAGCCTGAAAGCTCAAGAGCTCCTTCTGCTGGGATTCCTGCGATCGCATAGCGATGCAGGAACTTAACACCTGCCCCACCAACTTCGCCGTTTCGCGTTGCCTGTAATTGATATATCTTGGCGAATAATTATGGCAGGCAATCAATCCCCACAGTTCACCTTCTACGATAATAGAGACGCTAAAACTAGAATCCACCTTCATGTTTTTGAGGTACCGGATGTGTACCGGTGACACGGCGCGCAAGGAGCTATCGCTGAGATCAACAGGTGCTGGATCTAGACCGACAATCGATATAGGCTGCTCATGTACGTTGGCGATCAGTCGGGTATAGTTACGCTTATAAAGCTCGCGGGCTTGCTGTGGGATATCCGAGGCTGGGTAATGCAGTCCCAACCAACTCTCCAGCTCAGCTTCGCGATCTTCTGCAATGACTTCACCATGTCCATCTTGATGAAA
This genomic window contains:
- a CDS encoding ATP-binding protein, translating into MNSDLLDLCSQEPIHIPGAIQSHGMLIVMDEKGIIHQCSANVEALTGISYTDILGGSVTLLNKALGKDHANNFLVELVSLSWHDGEFRPSNPYQVRIGREFFNVILSQSADNYLVDFEPQQSDLFQDPQNKVGASLSHMLADNELQSILENAVQQTRHIIGYQRVMIYKFHQDGHGEVIAEDREAELESWLGLHYPASDIPQQARELYKRNYTRLIANVHEQPISIVGLDPAPVDLSDSSLRAVSPVHIRYLKNMKVDSSFSVSIIVEGELWGLIACHNYSPRYINYRQRETAKLVGQVLSSCIAMRSQESQQKELLSFQAAVMEIVRSLQNTDNIADIVQACGANMLKTFDAVGFAFYFEGELYGFGDVPYEEQIALLSSKLASTHAAEIFATDQVSSDSLLADLAGTSFAGVMACQLSAELKDYLFLFREEKASVVRWAGKPDKIVEFDDKAQPFISPRNSFEQWLQEVKGYARPWSTTEQQIFIQIRDEINYAVARKVNELRKLNEKLREAYAELDSFAHTVSHDLKTPLTAIKAYAELIQRKSTENDVQGMAGKIKGSAEQLTKMVHTVLEYAKVGQKFVNKEHVEMSSLLWNIREHLLVSKLNEHLQLDILSTPPVEGDPILIFQVFLNVIENAVKYSHKVTRPIVSVEGTLDASHVVYRITDNGVGINAKQQEHIFGLFSRIGDLDSFEGSGVGLATVKKIMSRHGAQITVESQEGIGSTFILRFPRNSVA